The Patescibacteria group bacterium genomic sequence ATATGGATAACAAAAATATTATAATGGAAATTCGGGCTGGCACAGGAGGAGGAGAAGCAGCTTTATTTGCTGCTAATTTATTTAGAATGTATTCTCGCTTTGCTGAAAAAATGGCTTGGAAAACTAAAATCATTTCATCAAACAAAACAAGTATAAAAGGATTTAAAGAAGTAATATTTGAAATCAACGGAACCAATGTTTTTTCATTATTAAAAAATGAAAGCGGGATACATCGAGTTCAAAGAGTGCCTGACACAGAAAAAAACAATCGATTACATACTTCAGCCGCCTCTGTAGCTGTCCTCCCTAAAGCTAACAAAATTGATGTAAAAATAGACCCCAAAGACTTAAAAACAGATTTATTTAAAGCATCAGGACATGGCGGACAAAATGTTCAAAAAAATGAGACAGCTGTTAGAATAACTCATATACCCACAAATATAATTGTGTCTTGCCAAGACGAAAGGTCTCAAAAACAAAACAAAGAAAAAGCAATGATAATGTTATGCTCAAAACTATTAGCACTAAAAGAAGAACAAAGATTAGCAAAAATAAAAGAAAAAAGATCGTCTCAAGTTAAAAGCGGAGACAGGTCTGAAAAAATTAGAACATATAATTTTCCACAAGACAGAGTTACTGACCATAGAATAAAAAAATCATGGCATGGCATTGAAAATATTTTAGATGGAGAAATCTCTCCCATAATAAAGGCCATGACCAACGACTAATAACTAATACATTAACTCGTGATTATTTGACACAATCTCTATCCAAATAAGACCAGGAGCAAACTCTATTTCTTCCTGGCTTTTTTTATTATAAAATCTTGTTCTGTCTAAATCTTTTTCTTTCTTCCAAGTAGCTTGTATAATATTATTATGCTGAAAAACAACTGCATCACCAGAACCAACTGTCTTAATGCGCTTTCTGCCAATTTCATCAAACACAACCATGTCTGTTTTTTGAACAACTATATTCTTGACAACTATCTGCTCATCGCTATCACTTAAAAAAATATCATTATTCTGATATCTTAAATATCCTCCAATGTCATTATTAAATTCCCAAACAACTGGTTCTTTATAATCAATCCTCAATGCATAAGTCGCATCATTAGAATCATAAAAAAAATCTTCATTAACAGAATCTGGTTGTAAATTATCATTAAACTTCCATGACATAAATTCTTGTTTGATTTCTTTGTCAATATTTTCATTAACAACAAAATTCTCAATAGAATTTGCTGAAATGTATAAATTATGTGGCTCTTGTCTTTGCCAGTCACGCCAAAAATAATTTCCATTACTGCTAATCTCATTTAAATCATAAATTGAATAAATATCTTGCTTAATATTGGCTAAAGCTATTGGACTTCCTCCTGCATGAATAAACAATGCTTCGTATTCGTCAGCCCAATCAATAAAATAAGGCCTAGCAGACCGAACTGGACCAATTTTGTCAGGCAAAGAATTAAACTGAAAAAGCATTAATAATCGCGTAATACCCCCTTCAACTGGCGCCTCGTAAACAATCTTAGCATCACTGATTCCACTTAATGGCCTAGAATCCTTAAAGTTGTCAACCATGATTGCTACAGATAATCCTTGATTTTCTTGTAAAACAAAATCATCCAACTCTTTACTGGATGATTCTTTAGTTATAATGTCAATTGATTCTGGAGCAATAACAACTGCTTGGTCATTTGATTGGCAAGCTGATAATAAAATAAGTAAAACAAACAAAATTAAACCCTTAAATATTTTATTCATATTTATTTTATTCTTTTTGTTTTGATTCTTCTGCTTTGTCATCTGCTGTTTCTTTTTTGTCAGCCCCTTCGACTGGTTCATCTTCTTTGGGTTCATCTTCCTTGGGTTTATCTTTTTTAGGTCTTTCAATTTGAACAACCATGCTTTCTTCGTCTTGTAATGTTTTTAATTTCTCTGGAATACTTAAGTCCTTTATCCTGATTACATCTTCAAATGTAGATAGTCCTGTCATGTCTACTTCTATTTCGTGAATCAAATCTTCTGGCAAACATTCTACTTCAATTTTATCAAGCACAACTGCCAAAATTCCTCCTAAATTTTTGATTGCCGGGGCTTCTCCTATAAATTTTAATTCTATTTCTGTTTTTAATTTCTCCCCTGCTTTGGTTTTATAAAAATCTACATGACTTATTTTACTCGTCACAGGATTATACTGAATGTCATAAACCAAGGCCTTCATTTTTTTGATTTGTTTGCCCCCTGAATCAACTTCTAAGTCTAACAAGCTACTTTGCCCTGCTTGTTTATAGATTTTAATAAAATCAAGATAAGGCATCTGAACATTAATTGAATCAATTCCATGACCATATATTATAGCTGGAATAATCTCATTGTTCCTTAATTCTTTTACTTTTTTTCCGATGATTTTTCTTGTTTTTAATTTTAAATTTAACATATCATAATATTATAGTATTTTTATTTTTTGTAAAGGGTTGATGAATCACTATGCTCTCAATAATACCTATTAATAACATGCTTACCAATAAAGAACTACCTCCATAACTAACTAAAGGCAATGGCAACCCCACTACTGGAGCAAGACCTATGTTCATGCCAATCACTAAAATTATTTGTATAAAAAAATATAAAACAGTTCCCAAACATATTATCATGCTAAAATTATCATATACTTGTGTGCTAATTTTTATTATTTTATACAAAAGAATAATATAAAATAATATTAAAATCAATGAACCAAGTAAACCAAATTCTTCTGCAATTACTGAAAAAATAAAATCTGTCTGACCAGCTGGCAGAAAATTTAATTGCGATTGAGGGCCAAGTCCAAACCCTCTTCCCAAAATCTTACCAGAGCCAACTGCTATTATTGACTGTGATACTTGGTAACTACTGCCAAGCGGATCACTGTCTGGGTTAACAAAAGTTAAAATGCGTTGTTTTTGATAGTCCTGTAAAAAAAAGAGCCAAATAGAAGCAGCCAAAAGAATCATAATTAAAAATAGTCCAAATATTCTCTTTTTATCTTCTTCTCTTAAAAGAAATATGCCCAACCAAATAAATACTATTACCATGGCTGAGCCAAAATCTGGCTGTTTAATAATTAAATATATTAATGGCAATACTATTACAAAACTAAAAACCATATCCATGGTATTAACTGCTTTTTTCGATTTCTGCCAAAATTTTGCCAACATTAAAATGGCTGCTATTTTTGCTAACTCAGCTGGCTGAAAATAAGCAAATCCTAAATTTATCCAACTAAAATTTTGCCCAGCAAAAAAAACAAAAATCAACAACAAAATGGCTAAAATGTAAATAAAAAAAGAAACTAATTTAATAAGCCTGTAATCAGTAAATGAAATTATTAAAAACAAGGCCAGGCCAATAAGAAAAAAAATGAATTGTCTATTAAAATAACTTAATTGAATAGAATTATCATTTTCTAACGATAAACTATATAATATGGTTAAACTAATAATAATAATAATCATCATTGAAGCAAACAAAACGATATCAAATCGTTTTATTTTTGATAAATTTATCATAAAAAAATTTATATTACTGGGACAAAAATTGTCTCATCAAAAAGATTAATGCTTGGACGAACATCTATACTAGTAGAAGTTGGAATATTTTTCCAGACAAAGTCCATTGATTTAGATTGTTGTGTCATTATTTTTTTAACTGGCAAGGCATTAAGCCCTACTATTTTTTTTCCACTATACAAAGCAATTATAAAATCAATTTCGTAAAAATCATAAATAGAATTATTTTTAACATTAAAAAAAACACTAGGCAATGCTTTTGTACTACCCTCTGGAATAGAATAAATTAAATCAACATCTTTAATTTCTATTTTATCTAATATTTCTAATAATTTAAGTTCAGTTGGTCTCACCCTCTTCCAATTAATATTTGAAATATTAATTTCAAAATCTTGCCCGTTTAAATCCCCCGGCTGATTAAAACTAAAAATATATTTTTCTTGATTTGGCAAAATAAAATCTTTTTTAATATCTGTTTGCTTCCCATTAAAAGAAAAATAATATTCATAGGAAGCCACTCTCCATTTTTTATTAGGATTGTTTATCAGTGCAATAAAATCATAAAAAATTCTGTCATTAGTAATAATTGTTTTTTTATTTATAACCAAATCATTGGGGGCAATATATTCATTTACTTTACTAAAATCAATCAAATCCGTGGTTAATGCTTTTAGGTTTTGCTTATTAAGCTCTTCTGTCTTGAAAAAATATACTACTTGATAAATTGCAATTCCCCAGATAATTAAATTTATAAAAACCAAAACAATAATAATAATTTTATAAAACTTATTTTTTTGTTTTAAGTACCACCTAGCAAATTCAAGTTGTTTGTCTGTTAAATTTCTCATCTTTATATTAATTTTATACTTTTATTATTTTAATGTATTTAATAATTTTATGCAACAACATAATAGGGTTGGCTAAATCTATTTTTTTGTGTAAAATAAAAAATAAATAAATATAAAATATTATTTTATGACTATTCAAAATTTTTTTTATGCATCAGGAAGTATAATGTTCATTAGTATTGGTATTTTAGTAATTATTCTTCTATTTGCTCTTATTTTAATTGTTTTTAGAATGGCTAAATTTTCAAAAAATTTGACTCAAATGTCAGCCATAATTAAAGAAACAAGCATAAAAGCAAAGAACAAGCTTATCTCTCCTATAATTAGTGGGGTTTTAAGAACAATTCTAGATTTATTTAAACCAAACAAGCAAAAGAATAATAAAAAAAAATAACCAAGAATTTAAATTATGTTCACTCATCTTCATGTTCATAGCCATTACTCTCTTTTAGACGGACTATCTAAAATAGATGAATTAATTGCTCAAGCAAAAAAATTTAAAATGAAATCCATTGCCCTAACTGATCATGGAGTAATGTATGGGTCTATTGAATTTTATCAAAAAGCAAAACAAGCTGGCATTAAGCCAATCATTGGATTAGAAGCATATTTAGCGCCTGATGGATTGCATTCAAAAACTAGAAAAAATAGATATCATATTACTTTGCTAGCAAAAAATAATCAAGGATATAAAAATCTTTTAAAACTAACTTCAATCGCTCACTTAGAAGGATTTTACTACAAACCAAGAATTGACCATCAGGTTCTAAAAAAACATTCACAAGGAATAATTGCTCTAAGCGGATGTTTACAAGGAGAAGTTCCTCAAATGATAATCAACCAACAACTAGCCAAGGCAAATAAAGCCATCAAAAAATATATATCTATTTTTGGTAAGAAAAATTTTTATCTAGAAATTCAGCATCACCCAACCCTATCAAAGCAAGAAATAGTCAATAAAACTCTTAAAAAATTAGCAAGCAAACATAAACTTGAACTAGTTGCTTCAGCCGATGTTCATTACATAAAAAAAGAAGACGATAAAATACAAGACATCTTGCTTTGTATTCAAACCAAGAAAAAAATAAACGACAAAAACCGTCTATCCATGCTAGGGGAAAACTACTGCCTACATTCTCCAGAAGAAATGGCCAAAAAAATGAAAAAATATCCTGAGGCATTAAAAAATACTATGAAAATTGCCAAACAGTGCAATGTTGAAATTGATCTTGGAAAACCGCGTCTCCCCTACTTCTCTTTACCAAAAGGAAAAACAGAAGATGAATTTTTAAAAGAATTATGTGAAAAAAATATTCCCAAAAAATATCCTAAAACAACTGCTTTATTTCTAAAACAAATAAAAAAAAGATTGTCCCATGAGTTAGAAATAATCAGTAAAACAGGATTTTCTTCTTATTTTCTGATTGTACAAGATTTTGTTAATTGGGCAAAAATAAATAAAATTGTTATAGGCCCTGGTAGAGGATCTGCGGCTGGCTCTATTATTTCTTTTTTATTAGGCATTACAAGTATTGACCCCTTAGAATATGGCTTACTTTTTGAAAGGTTTATGACTGAAGACCGAATCTCTCCACCTGATATTGACCTTGATTTTGCTGACACTAGAAGAGATGAAGTTATTCAATATGTAGAAGAAAAATATGGTCGAGACCATGTTGCTCAAATTATTACTTTTGGAACAATGGCCTCAAGAGCTGCCATAAGAGATGTGGGCAGGGTGCTTGATTTCCCGTATTCTTTTTGTGATAAACTGGCCAAAATGATACCAATGGGCGAAACCTTAACTAATTCTTTAAAAATATCTGATGAACTTAGAAATTTTTATCAATCAACCCCAGATGCAAAAGAAATCATTGACTCTGCTAAAAGATTAGAAGGCACTATAAGACATGCTTCAAAACATGCTTGCGGACTAGTTATTTCTCCACAAGCTTTAACCGAATATACTCCAATCCAATATGATGTTTCAGTTAAAAAAGAAAAAACAATAATAACTCAATATGAAATGCATGCTGTAGAAGATATTGGATTACTTAAAATGGATTTTTTAGGATTAAAAAATCTAACTATCATAGAAAATACAATCAAAATTTTAAAAAAGACACAAAATATAAACATTGACATTAATAAAATCTCTCTCACTAATAAAAAAGCATTTTCAATCTTGAAAAAAGCTAATACAAAAGGAGTGTTTCAACTAGAAAGCGATGGCATGAGGCGTTACTTAAAACAATTAAAACCAAATTGTTTGGATGACATTATTTCAATCGTGGCCCTATATCGCCCCGGTCCAATGGAATTAATTCCTGAATATATTGCCAGAAAAAATGGTAGGAAAAAAATTGAATACATCCACCCAAAATTAAAGCCAATCCTGACTAATACATATGGCATTGCTGTTTATCAAGAGCAAGTATTACAAATTGTCAGAGAGCTTGCCAGCTTCACTCTTTCAGAAGCAGATGTTTTAAGAAAAGCCGTTGGCAAAAAAATCCCAAAACTTTTAAAAGACCAGAAAATAAAATTCATTCAAGGGTGTATAAAAAATAAAATTGACAAAAACATAGCTGAAAAAATATTTTCTTTTATAGAGCCATTTGCTCAATATGCATTTAATAAGAGTCATTCTGCTTGTTATGCTATGATTGCTTATCAAACTGCCTTCTTAAAAGCAAATTATCCGGTTGAATTCATGGCTTCTTTGTTAATATCAAACCAAAAAAACATCGAAGAAATGGCTAGTATTATAGAATCAGCCAAGAAGATAGATATAAATGTCTTGCCTCCAGAAATCAATGAAAGCTACAAAAATTTTACGGTTCTAAATAATAAAATACGATTTGGGTTACTAGCAATTAAAAATGTTGGTCAAGGAATTGTTCAAGAAATAATAGATGAAAGAGAAGAAAATGGCCTTTTTCAAAATTTAGAAAACTTCTTAGACAGAGTAAATACAAGAAATCTAAATAAGAAATCCTTGGAAAGTCTAATTAAGAGTGGGGCCATGGATTGTTTTGGTGAAAGAAATCAACTTTTTCAAAATACAAAAACATTATTAGAATTTGCTAGAAAAAAACAGGCTGAAAAAATAAACGGACAAAAAAATTTATTTAAAATTATTAATTTTGGCTCTAAAATGAGTTTAAAATTAAAAAAATACCCTGTTATTGAGCATCAACAAAAACTTTTATGGGAAAAAGAATTATTGGGATTATTTCTCTCGTCTCATCCATTAAAAGAATATCAAAAAGTTATTAAAAAATATTCAAAAACAATTGAAGAAACAAAAAAAACTCAAAATAATTTTAACTCAAATACTCATAAAGTAGTTGGCATAATAACAAAAATTAAAAAAATAGTTACACACTCTAAAGAAAATATGCTTTTTGCTAAAATAGAAGATACTACTGGAGAGATTGAAGCAATTATATTCCCAAATCTTTTAAAAGCAAATAAGGACACTTTAAAAGAAAATATGATAGTGGCTATTTCTGGCCACCTCTCAACCAAAGATGGTAGCATTAAAATAATTGCTGACAAAATTAAACAAGTAAATAAAGACATTTTAGACGATTTATTATTAAAATCATAAAACATGCCTCGCATTTATATTTCACCTCAAAATAAAATTGGATATTCATTTCTTTTCTCAACTATTTTAATTAGTATTGGTGTCTTTTGGGGATTATTTAATATGTCTCAATATGCTGAAATAATTATTACTCCAACAGTAGCAGAAATTGATATAAATTTTGAAGTAAAAATTAATGACATATCCTTATCCAAAAGCGACCAAACTTCCCTAATAGGCAGAATAGTTGAATCAATTCAAGAAGTTAAATCTAACACAAAAGTGACTGGCACATCAACTGAAAAAGGATTTAGTGAAGGAGAAATTACATTAAGTAATAACACATGGAATACTATTAATTTTGTTGCCAGCACAAGATTTGCTTCACCAGCCGGGTTAATATTTAGAGCAGTAAATAAAATCCGAATCCCTGCTAGAGGAAAAACAAATATATTAGTCCGAGCTGACAAAATAGGGGGAGAATATGATATAGAGCCAGCTTCTTTTTCAATTCCAAATCTCCGCAACTCTTTTTTGAAAACAAACATCTCTGCTAAGAGCACCCAAGCAATGAAAGGGGGGTTTTTAGAGACTGGCACAATATTTCAGAAAGACATTGATGACGCCTTAAATAAATTAAAAGAGAAAGCATATTCTAGAGGGTTAAACGAGATACAAGAGCAATTGTTGAAAAATAATTTTACGATAATTCATAAAGACAAAATAATAAAAGAAGAGGTTGATGCTCAAGCCCTTGAGAACAAAACTGAATTCAATGCAATCATAAAAATGAGCATAGGAGCAGTAGCCTTTGACGAAGCTGATTTACTTGATTTCGCAATTTTATTATTAAAACAAGCCATGCCTTATGGAGAAAAATTAGCTGCCTATGAATCAAGTAGTCTGTCTTATAGATTAATAGATTATGACCCATCTGAACGATGGGGTATTCTAGAAACACAAATACGTGGATATACTGTAATCAATTCCAGCCACCCAGAATTACAACCAACAAACTTTGCTAATCTTTCAAAAAATGAAATAAAAACAATGCTTGAGGAAATGGAAAAAATTAAAGAAGTAAAAATAAAATTATGGCCACCCATAATTACAAAACAAATGCCAAAGAATATAAACAAAATAAAAATTACTATTAAAAATAATGAATAAAAAAATAAGATATTCAATAGATACAATCAGGCACTCAACCAGTCATTTAATGGCGGCTGCTATTTTGGAATTATTTCCAGCAGCAAAATTTGGCATTGGGCCTACAATTGAAAACGGGTTTTATTATGATATTGATGTTAAAGAAAAAATAACATCTGAAGATCTCAAACAAATCACAACCACAATGAAAAAAATGATAAAACAAAAATTACCATTTGAAAAAAAGAAATTGAGTATTCCTCAAGCTATAAAATTATTTAATCAAACAAAACAACCATACAAGATAGAGTTATTAGAAGACATAAGCAAACGAGGAACAACAAAAATAACAGGCAAAGCAGATAAACAAGAATTTGTTACTATCTATAAATTAGGTAATTTTATAGATCTTTGT encodes the following:
- the prfA gene encoding peptide chain release factor 1: MDKIIKIKELVKKLEDQLQDPQIYNNQEKLKSISQEYNQSKKILTKLLEIKDIDEKIKKTEEILSSSDFEQDMIELAKIEIDELVKEKNKITKQINKGSQEESDMDNKNIIMEIRAGTGGGEAALFAANLFRMYSRFAEKMAWKTKIISSNKTSIKGFKEVIFEINGTNVFSLLKNESGIHRVQRVPDTEKNNRLHTSAASVAVLPKANKIDVKIDPKDLKTDLFKASGHGGQNVQKNETAVRITHIPTNIIVSCQDERSQKQNKEKAMIMLCSKLLALKEEQRLAKIKEKRSSQVKSGDRSEKIRTYNFPQDRVTDHRIKKSWHGIENILDGEISPIIKAMTND
- the rodA gene encoding rod shape-determining protein RodA, with the protein product MINLSKIKRFDIVLFASMMIIIIISLTILYSLSLENDNSIQLSYFNRQFIFFLIGLALFLIISFTDYRLIKLVSFFIYILAILLLIFVFFAGQNFSWINLGFAYFQPAELAKIAAILMLAKFWQKSKKAVNTMDMVFSFVIVLPLIYLIIKQPDFGSAMVIVFIWLGIFLLREEDKKRIFGLFLIMILLAASIWLFFLQDYQKQRILTFVNPDSDPLGSSYQVSQSIIAVGSGKILGRGFGLGPQSQLNFLPAGQTDFIFSVIAEEFGLLGSLILILFYIILLYKIIKISTQVYDNFSMIICLGTVLYFFIQIILVIGMNIGLAPVVGLPLPLVSYGGSSLLVSMLLIGIIESIVIHQPFTKNKNTIIL
- a CDS encoding DUF3048 domain-containing protein — protein: MNKIFKGLILFVLLILLSACQSNDQAVVIAPESIDIITKESSSKELDDFVLQENQGLSVAIMVDNFKDSRPLSGISDAKIVYEAPVEGGITRLLMLFQFNSLPDKIGPVRSARPYFIDWADEYEALFIHAGGSPIALANIKQDIYSIYDLNEISSNGNYFWRDWQRQEPHNLYISANSIENFVVNENIDKEIKQEFMSWKFNDNLQPDSVNEDFFYDSNDATYALRIDYKEPVVWEFNNDIGGYLRYQNNDIFLSDSDEQIVVKNIVVQKTDMVVFDEIGRKRIKTVGSGDAVVFQHNNIIQATWKKEKDLDRTRFYNKKSQEEIEFAPGLIWIEIVSNNHELMY
- a CDS encoding DNA polymerase III subunit alpha, producing the protein MFTHLHVHSHYSLLDGLSKIDELIAQAKKFKMKSIALTDHGVMYGSIEFYQKAKQAGIKPIIGLEAYLAPDGLHSKTRKNRYHITLLAKNNQGYKNLLKLTSIAHLEGFYYKPRIDHQVLKKHSQGIIALSGCLQGEVPQMIINQQLAKANKAIKKYISIFGKKNFYLEIQHHPTLSKQEIVNKTLKKLASKHKLELVASADVHYIKKEDDKIQDILLCIQTKKKINDKNRLSMLGENYCLHSPEEMAKKMKKYPEALKNTMKIAKQCNVEIDLGKPRLPYFSLPKGKTEDEFLKELCEKNIPKKYPKTTALFLKQIKKRLSHELEIISKTGFSSYFLIVQDFVNWAKINKIVIGPGRGSAAGSIISFLLGITSIDPLEYGLLFERFMTEDRISPPDIDLDFADTRRDEVIQYVEEKYGRDHVAQIITFGTMASRAAIRDVGRVLDFPYSFCDKLAKMIPMGETLTNSLKISDELRNFYQSTPDAKEIIDSAKRLEGTIRHASKHACGLVISPQALTEYTPIQYDVSVKKEKTIITQYEMHAVEDIGLLKMDFLGLKNLTIIENTIKILKKTQNINIDINKISLTNKKAFSILKKANTKGVFQLESDGMRRYLKQLKPNCLDDIISIVALYRPGPMELIPEYIARKNGRKKIEYIHPKLKPILTNTYGIAVYQEQVLQIVRELASFTLSEADVLRKAVGKKIPKLLKDQKIKFIQGCIKNKIDKNIAEKIFSFIEPFAQYAFNKSHSACYAMIAYQTAFLKANYPVEFMASLLISNQKNIEEMASIIESAKKIDINVLPPEINESYKNFTVLNNKIRFGLLAIKNVGQGIVQEIIDEREENGLFQNLENFLDRVNTRNLNKKSLESLIKSGAMDCFGERNQLFQNTKTLLEFARKKQAEKINGQKNLFKIINFGSKMSLKLKKYPVIEHQQKLLWEKELLGLFLSSHPLKEYQKVIKKYSKTIEETKKTQNNFNSNTHKVVGIITKIKKIVTHSKENMLFAKIEDTTGEIEAIIFPNLLKANKDTLKENMIVAISGHLSTKDGSIKIIADKIKQVNKDILDDLLLKS
- a CDS encoding 50S ribosomal protein L25, which codes for MLNLKLKTRKIIGKKVKELRNNEIIPAIIYGHGIDSINVQMPYLDFIKIYKQAGQSSLLDLEVDSGGKQIKKMKALVYDIQYNPVTSKISHVDFYKTKAGEKLKTEIELKFIGEAPAIKNLGGILAVVLDKIEVECLPEDLIHEIEVDMTGLSTFEDVIRIKDLSIPEKLKTLQDEESMVVQIERPKKDKPKEDEPKEDEPVEGADKKETADDKAEESKQKE